The genomic interval AAGTCTGCTAAATCTGGTGGGTATCGAAAACACACTATCACACGAGGCACAGTTTGCTGggtatgttttttattgtatttcatctCCTTTAGTTGTTCATCATGACCTGAAAACACAAGTATTGAGTCATAAGCAAGAAactgaaacaaggaaaaagcaTTTAGTGTAAGCCAACTAGGGATGCTACTTAGAAACAGaattcaagtgtgtgtgtgtgtgtgtgtgtgtgtgtgtgtccgttaCCTGGTCGATCCAGTCATTGAAAGCTGAGACTCTGGTGAAGACAGTGGGTTTCTTCTCGTAGTTGCAGCCAAGGCCAGACACGAAGCTGGCAATGCCGTGGACCTCCCAGACACCCTCTGTGTTCTTACAGTTCAGAGGGCCACCGGAGTCGCCCTGGacgcagaaagagagaggaggaggaggagggcataTGTTTTATTCATACGTTGGAGCTGCTGGGAGACTGGCAAGGCACAACTGCGAGAATCACAATCAGAATCATTGTTTCACCGAGTATAATGGGGACACAAGAAACATTTGTCATGTTCCTTGGCAGCTAGACAACACATGAgtgtaatgacaaaaaagcttCCCCTCTGATTActtggacatttttgtttaaaccaATTGAAATATGCTTCACTGGCATAATTAAGTGCAGTATTGCCGAATCAGGTTGTGCAAGCTTTACAATGCATTCTTttagaaggggaaaaaaagaggagaagctgaaaacataataaatatttgccttctcctcctcatgcacacaaacaaacaaacacatactaCAAACTTACGTTGCATCCAGCCACGATTCCATCCCCACCGGCACACACCATGGTGGTCCTGACAGCGATACCCCACCAGTCAGGCTGGGAGCAGGTGGCGTGGTCAGCCACAGGCATCAAAGCCTGCTGCAGCTTATCAGCTATGGGGCCTCCGGCTAAAACATACAAGCCAACTCTATTACCATCATCCACATACACTAGCCGTCTGTCAAATCTGCTTTACAGCATTTCCCCGAGCGCCAAATTCACAGTCCGACCCAAATTTTCAATTTAAGAGTAATCCTcccccagtaaaaaaaagtttcagctcAAATCTCATGCATGTGATTTTCATCCCAACTTTGGAGGTTTCCCTGGGTAACCCCGATCACTCACAGAGTTAAATCTAGACATCACGCTCACACCCTAAAGGACAGTGACatgaggacatttctgagaagctgaaaaaaacaaaaaatacagacacataaacacaacccAGCCCTCCACAAACAGGGACTTACTGTACAGCCTGCCCCATCCGGTGATGTAGCAGGGGTAAAGGTTGGGCAGCACAGTGCCAGCAGCAGGGATACATCCTAGCTGCACCTGGTCGCTCAAAGTCACAGGCTCGGACAGCTTGATCAAGGCAATATCGTTTCTacaagaaagacagagagagagaaagcaactGAGTGAGGTGTTCGTACTGACAGGCAATCCTTAATCTTCCCCCAGAGccagaaagacagaaagtgcTATAACGTCTTTACATACAACTAAATCAACTCAATGGCTAATATTGTCTCTCAAAATTTACACTTTGGAAAATGTCCAGCTGCATACTTGAGTGCAATATTATGCTTAAAGAGGTCTACTCTTACTCATGTTGTCTTACTCTTTTTATTGACTGTGGAGAAATATGAGATGTATGAAGATGGAGAACTTGTGTCAAAGGTATGTGGTGGACCAGAGTGAATAAATGGAATTTGAGGCTCAGCCCACTTTGTCACCTCGACACAGAACAGATGAGATTATGATGTACTGTACGTCACGGCAGGTGACTCAGATAGCTCTTTCTGCTGTATGGCGGTGCTTGTCTTACCCGAGGGCCACAAAGATCGGGTTCCATTTCTCATGGACGATAATCTTCTCGGGCAGGATGGCCTTGGAGCCAGCCTCCTCCTCGATCAGGTTGTATTTGCCGACGAACACCCTGTAGGAGAGCTTGGTGctggagggagagaagagactGTTGAGGTCCAGGCAAACCCAGACAGACAATTCAGTGCACAGCTGAATGATGTGATGAGTTCAATGATGAGTGGTTGTGACGGCAAGATGATAAGATGATTTGAACAAGGACAGTGGCTCAGATGATCTTgagtgtacttttttttttaatgatggcaGGTTTAAGAATTCATGATTTGCCCGATCTTCATTTCTGTaagggttaaaggtccagtgtgcaggatttagggggatacaGTGCCAGACATGGAATACAATATAAAGggatgttttcttcagtgtataatcacctgaaaataaaaatattcatgtttttgttacttaaGAATGAACTGTTTACATCTAAATAGGGAGTATGTCCTCGTCCACAGAAATTGCCATATTGCACCGCCACGTTTTTACAGTAGCTCagaatgaacaaaccaaacactgggtCTAGATAGGGGTATTTATGTTTTGAcattggccaccatagttagcagctcCTCCACAACAAGTAGcatgagaaaaacagattttttcacgcgaaactactttattcagtgtttctaccTATTCATATCAccgggtccatttgttttggagaaaaagagacctctgcagctAACTCGGATCCTACCTAACACCTCCTGAATATCTGGATCTTATAAgtgtaataatgtaatgtataataacacacattagcaggtgcagGCTAAAGGTCAGACTGCACCAGGCTGAATGTCATCggagaaacattgatttttagcGTGAAACTGCTGAAGGATTTTTGCCGtctttaatcacctggtccgtttgctttggagaggaagagacctatgcggataatttggctccagttaaaaacctcctgagcgataaaaactgacaaaatcctAACTGCAAGTCCATGCTTGGCGCACGGGAGTTTCAGCTGGTcacaatctgcaatcctcactgccagatgccactaaatccttcacactgctcctttaagtcGAGTTTATGGTGCAGAATAACACAACTAGTGTGGTGCAGAGTATGTACACTACATTTAACAAAAGACTTGTAGTGAGAATtgatggttgtgtttttgtgtttgtgttttcctctgCTGCTCGTACTTGATGCAGTGAGCAGCAGTCATGACCCAGTTGGCAGCAATCAGAGATCCCCCACAAGTGTGCCTCCACACACCATCCCTCTCATACTGCAGAGAGATCTAGAGAGGAAAGGGGATAACATAAAGGATACAGTAAGGAGCAGGTTGCAGATGTATAATAATAGTTATTTCTTAATAACTAGCTCTGGAAAGCCTGGAAATAAGCAGATGCAGAACCCCTAAGGTTTTGccagtaaatataaaaacagtaacagatgTGTAGATATTAACATACCTGCCAGGGCCAGCTGTGGGGCTTGGCATCTACTCCATTGACCACACGGGAAGTCAGGGGCTGAATGGGTGGGGTGCCGCACCCGAGGGCTGGATGGGGAGGAAACAGACACAAGTGTGATGCACATGAAATTGGGTGTGTTCATGAGGCAGGAGAACAATGGAATTATTTTGATTCCCAATTATGGCACAAACTGTATCATTGTTCTCTTCAGTAAACTCTTGCACAGAGTTAGCTCCCTGTGGGGTAAtatacaggcacacacacaaacttgcagGAACAATTACACACAGAATTAGAGAATGCCAGATGTTCTTACCGCTAGCAATGAGCACTGAGGCCAGCACAATGGGGATCATGTTGATTGATGCTTCTGCTGAGGGACAACAGGACACACACTCTCTTTTAAACTTTCCACCACAGACaacacccactcacacacactcctattGGTTTGTCTTGGCCCGGAGATGAAGACGGACCAATGGCAATGCAGGTCAGTGGTGTCTGATGAAACACACAGGTGTGTTTCTTGGAACATTTCTCATGACCTTCATGTAAGGTAACAGTTTGTGCTCTGTTACTATGCATAGGATATGTGTATCATGCCTGCTCACATGTAAAGATGCATAGTATGTATACTGTAGGTCTGTAAATGCTGGACACTCATACCAGACAAGCTCTGCATCATATTCTGTTTTTGAACTCACCTTTACACCTTTGCATGGAAAAGTCTCTTGAAACCTGGAATTAAATGCTTGCATAACTGCATGGGAAGCCAACATCTGGATTACTGGAATTGGCCTGTTTTCTCTGAAATGTGAAACAAAACTCAAACTAAGAGGCATAACTATGATAAATAACCAGAACAATGAGAAACAGATGGTGTCGCTGGTGCAGAAAATATCGACAGATACACCACAATCCTTTGACATCCTACACAGTTCTGCAGTAAATTCTGCAGCGCCAGGAGTAtgagatatactgtatgtccatGATTGTCACCAAACACGTCACTCAACAAACATTCCTGGTATTATTTCTTAGGGTCAATTTTCtgctgaaaagtaaaaaatgcagtttaaaacaCTGACCCAGTGTATCATGAGGTTGTTATAATGACTTGAATAAGTTATGAGGCTTGGAGGACACAGACACAGCTTCCTGAGGTGTGAAAGTGTCACAGTGTGCCAGCCCGAAGTGACTCAGCATGCAGACATTGTAAATCTGTCAAAAGGCTTCTTGAGTGATGTTACACAAAAAAGGTTATAGAGCAGTAAACTACTAAACTTGTGGAGTTGGTAGAAAAGGTGTTGAGTGTGTTGAACACAAAATGCTCGTCTGTAATTATCTGCAAGTTGTTTCTGATGAGAGAACCTGACATCAGCTTGGACCGGAGGCCAAACATCATTACAGGAGCTCTATCTCTGGTCTGTGACCCCTCTCAGCTCACTCTGAGCTGAAATACAAagcatttcacaaataaaaaaacattttcatcagaCTGCTTCAGACAGCAGACTATACTTTTGTTCATGAATCATTTAGTTTCCCATTCCACCACTAGATGGGACAATTTATCTGTTCAGACACTAACCTGAGTTGTACTCttttacaaaagacaaaaattaaatgcagcattttgtGTCCAAGCTTTTTAAAGTGAGTCATTTAGAAAACCGGTTCTCAATTTAACTGGATTGTAGCATCTGCAAAGGAGGTCAGAGAACACTTTGCCGTTGCAAAGGATAGTAAGAGACACTCATACATGGCGGAGAATACCTTACAACTTATGATAGCTGAATccacaaaacagtgtttttcatgttttgcttCAAAGTTTGGTTAGAGCTACCCATCTATAGCTTACAGACTGTAGAAAACACTTGATAGGatgaaaaaataaccacttGAAAGGGAACAACGGCAGCAAAACAAGCTTAGATATCCTtgacttgtttgtgtgtctaaatgtgtgtgtgtgtgtgtgtgtgtgtgtgtgtgtgaaagcatcCCCGTCATGTGAGTTCGAGCACCTCTACGGCTGCGATATGCAGTTAATTGAAAGCTAATTAAAATGACTCttcaataattctgtaaaacattGTTAAACATATTACGGGCCAGTGTCCAGAATAGATGCCTCCCTCTCCCATTTTCTGATTAAACTTCTTGTATTCATTAATTTGACAGTGGCCAGATGACACAAGATAATGAACTGAGGTGCATGCTGTTTTGATAGagctaaacagaaaaaaatgatttgaataGTTAATTGCTAAAATGATCTCAGTTgctccattttcttttttttacagcaaaacatattAGCCTGACCTGAGATATCAACGACCCTTCAAATCCAGTTTGAAACCTCTGATCTCCAATATCTACTCCTAAccactgaaatatgtttatgtGCAGTCGGATTCAGTCTGTCATGTCGTGAGATGAGGCTTAGTAGTTTCATGGCTGAGCAAAGCAGAACACCTCATCAACCGAAAGCCCCCCGGGGGTTTGAAACAGGTACACTTGAGCCTGTTTTCCCTATCAGAATGGCAGCTGAACTCTGAATGACACCTGTAAGGTTTATGGTTGCTTATATCACTTTGGGGCAGTAAACATTGTACCTGGCCATTGCCATTCCCCACAAAGGAGCAGGAGACAGATTTTGctataatacataaatattattgtGACAGGTCGGCACTGCTGGCTTGAGCCTGCTGTGTGGTTTTTAACTGATTTCCCATGCATACCTCTTTGTAAACCACCACTGGTATGCATAGTATGCCTACGCACAGTGTGCTGGATCTTTTGGTTTGTGGCAATAGTCTAATACTGAGCCCATTCTGAGCCCACTTACGTCCATATTGTTaagctttttgcctttaaaaacaTACAGCTGTATTTTCCAGTGGCTGCCTTATTTGCCACAGGCAGTGTGTTTTGAGCCGCAGGGCTGAAGTAAATCCAAACATCGgctgtctgctgctgatttGCTTTTATCATTATCCTTCCCACTGATGTTAACAGACGGCCTTCCCTGCCTTCGCTTTTCGATTGTTGGCacatatgtttatttcattttgatgtcTTTGTTTACTGTGGTTTTAATTCACTGCTTCCCAACATTTTTGGCTTATCATCCCATAGAAACTCCCATGTTTGGAAgtactgatttaattaaatccCGTAAGCATGTCATGACCCAACTGGTCTTCCTACAGGTCTTGTACGTACTTGCCAGGTTTCCTTTACTCTCATGCTGAGTGGGAGAGTAGTAGGGGAGTAGTGGGATTGGGTGCAGCCTCTCTCACCTCAAACAGTGCTCCAGTGTGTAAAGAACTGTGTGCTTTGTAgcctattatttatttgatttggcATGTATGCCTCTTATGCTAACAGTCACttcatgtttctatttttactgGATAATATTCTTCCCTCTGCCTTTTtctatgaaaaatatataaactatCAGTCTAACTATACAACAAGGAATCTGTGCctttatgcatgtgtgtcctTCACATATCTTGAGAACCGCTCATTCGATCTACTTCACATTAAGCGGGCATATCGCTGGGGACCCAAGGACATGCAGTATCACATTTGGACTTTGAACCTGCAACAAGCccaatataaataaacttgaacaACTTGAACTAAAAGCAAGCAAAAGGCCCTCTGTGCAGCCATCAGGAATGGAGTTTCAAGACTTAACAGAGAGTCAAGCATATTGACCATGTTTGTTCCACCAGAGTTTCTAACCATGGGTGGCCACAATCTCACCATATAACTTAAAATACTGATAATGTTATCACTGGCAAAATATCTCTACTAAGTAAATCCATGCTCTACATTATAACTGCAGTGGTTATGTCAAAACATGTGACTAATATCCCTatttaacaattaaaacatctgctgagTGTATTTTACCTGTGTTTCTGACTGGTAGTAGCTGCAGCTTGGGACCATTTTTAGGGCCAGATTTAGTGATTCAGGGGCTCCAGGTGAACAGTGTCTTGTATTACTCTCCATCCTTTTACTTactggaaaaaacaaatgcaaaggcCTCAGCAGATGTGTTTAAGATT from Plectropomus leopardus isolate mb chromosome 6, YSFRI_Pleo_2.0, whole genome shotgun sequence carries:
- the ela3l gene encoding elastase 3 like yields the protein MIPIVLASVLIASALGCGTPPIQPLTSRVVNGVDAKPHSWPWQISLQYERDGVWRHTCGGSLIAANWVMTAAHCINTKLSYRVFVGKYNLIEEEAGSKAILPEKIIVHEKWNPIFVALGNDIALIKLSEPVTLSDQVQLGCIPAAGTVLPNLYPCYITGWGRLYTGGPIADKLQQALMPVADHATCSQPDWWGIAVRTTMVCAGGDGIVAGCNGDSGGPLNCKNTEGVWEVHGIASFVSGLGCNYEKKPTVFTRVSAFNDWIDQVMMNN